The Streptomyces sp. NBC_01439 genome contains the following window.
GCTGCTCAACTCCCGGAGGCGACCGGCCATGGGCGGATTGGTCCACAGGAACTTCGACAGGCCCGATGAGACGCGCCCCTTCGAGGCCGGCACCGGCAGGCTGGACCTGTTCAACACCGAGGGCGGGGCGGTCGGGCGCGCGGTCTTCGAACCGGGGTGGCGCTGGTCGCTGCACATCAAGCCGCTGGCCGGCACGGACAGCTGCCTCTCCGCCCACACCGGGTACGTCGTGAGCGGCCGAATGAAGATCGTCATGGACGACGGGGAGAGCGGCGAGGTCGGCCCGGGCGACTTCATCCAGATCGCCCCCGGGCACGACGCCTGGGTCCTCGGTGACGAGCCGTGCGTCGCGCTGGACTGGACCGGCTACGGCGACTACGCGAAGCCGGCGACCGACTGACGGACCCGCGTCCTTCGAGGTCGCACCCCTCGAGGTCGCACCCTTCGAGGTCGCACCAGACCGTCCGTGCCCGCCGCTCCGCCCCCTCACGGTCGGATGGCACCGACGGATCCGGCGCGACCACCACGGCGGGCCGCGGGCTCAGCAGGACACGGGCCCCCGTCCTCGCCTGGGTGTTCGCTGCCGCATACCGCGCTTCCCCCTCACGCCGTGCTGACCACTGTGCCGCTCCGGCATGTGCCGGGGGCGGCCGTCCTGGCGTCGTCTTGCCGCCTTGCGGGAATACGAGGGGTTTACAAACCGGCCCATCTCGGGACGCATACGCCTATGCCTGCCGAGGAATCCGGGCCGGCCGCAGCGGCCTGGGAGCTGAGCCCCGCCGCCCGGCGCCTGTACGCGTACGCCGTCGAGCGGCACGCCTTTGACCTGCGCGAGGCCACCGGAGCCCTGGGGGTGCGCGCGGCCGCGGCGATCACCGAGCTGGCGGCCGCGCACCTGCTCCAGCGGGCCCCGGGCGACGAACCGGACCGCTGGAGCGCGGTGGCCCCCCGGGCCGCCGCGGCCCGGGCCCTGGCTCCGCTGGCCCTGCTCGTACGGGAGACCCACGACGAGATGGACCGGCTGCGCGGGCGCCTGGAGGCCCTGGTACCCGCGTACGAGGCGGGGACCGCGCAGCGGGACCTCAGCGGATCGGGCCGGCTGGAGCTCGTGACGGACCTCGGGGCGGTACGGGGGCTGATCGCGGAGCTGGTCGCGGCGTGCGAGCGGGAGCTGCTGACCTCGCAGCCGGGCGGGGGCCGCCCGCTGGAGACGCTGGAGGAGTCGATCGGGCGGGACGAGTCGCTGCTGACCCGCGGGGTCCGGATGCGCACGATCTACCAGCACACGGCACGCTACTCACGGCCCACGGCGGCGTACGTCGAGCGGGTGACGGCACTGGGCGCCCAGGTACGGACCCTGGGCGACGGGCTGATGCGGATGCTGATCTTCGACGACCACACGGGCGTGATGGCGGTGCCGGACCGCACCGGGGCGGCGCTGGTGGTGCGGGAGCCGAGCGTCGTGCACTTCATGACGACGGCCTTCGAGCGCTCCTGGGTGGGCGCGGAGCCCTTCCCCACGTCGGTGAGCCCGGAGGCGGCCCGTTCGATCTCGGACGAGCTGCGGCAGACGATCGTCCGGCTGCTGTCGGAGGGGCTGGAGGACAAGGTGATCGCGCGCCGCCTCGGCATGTCGGAGCGCACCTGCCAGCGCCACATCGCGGAGATCATGCGCGCGGTGGGCGCCAAGTCCCGCTTCCAGGCGGGCTACTTGCTCTCCTCGCACCCGGCCCCGACCCCGCCGGACCCGGCCTAAGTCCTGGCGTACCGGTCGTAGTAGGTGCGCAGCTCCGGGCGGCGTATGCCGGGGAGGCACGCCAGGGTGTTCCCGAACGCCCGGTGGTGGGGCCAGAACGCGTGCCGCGGGCGCAGCGGCAAGGGGTAGTCATCGCGCAGGACGCCTTCCGGCAGCGTGCCGGAGGCGGGCAGCGGCGAGGTCTCCCCCGGAAGTACGAGATGGGCCCAGACCCCGATGTCCAGTGGCACCACGGACGGGGCCCCGCCGTACGCGGGCCGCCACGGCTCGCCCGTGACCGGGTGGCGGGGTACGAGAAGGACGTCGGCGCCGGACCGGGGCACGGGCGTGCCCGGCCCGGCCAGGCCGCTGGTGAGGACCGAGGGCCCGGCGGGCAGGCAGCCGGCGGTGGCGCCGACCAGTTCGGCAAGGGGGCCGGGCAGCGCCACCGGGCGGCCCTCGCAGGCCACCACCAGGTGGGCGAGCGCCACGGGAACCGCGGCCGCCCAGCGGCGGCTCCAGGAACCGTCGAGCTCGACGGGCGGCACGGCGTACGACTCCAGCACCAGCTCGTCCCAGCCGGGGACCGGGACGGCGGGCAGGCCAGAGGGCACGCGCCGCACGGCGGCGGGCTCCAGCCACACCGTCTGCCACAGCCCGCAGTCGTCCATCCGCGTCGCCACCGCGCGCCCGCAGCCCTCGCAAGCCAGATTGGGTCCGTCCCTACCGTCGATGCCCATGCAGTGGCCCGCACACTTCTCGGGGATCAGGGCCATGCCCCGGGAGTCGCCGGGCGCGATAACGACCGCACCCCGCGACCCGAACGACACGCAGTACTGCGGCAGGTACACCCCCTGCTCGGCCGCCAGTTCCTCCCCGACCTCGTCCCACAGCCGCCAGGGCGGTCCGCTGGGCCGGGGTTCGACGGCGTACGTCGCCGGCTCCATCAGCGGGGGGTGCAGTTGCTCCCACGCCCCGTAGTAGGCGTGGACGGGGAGGGCGACCCGGGAGACCGGGGCCGTCAGCTCCGTACCGCATCCGGCGCACGCGAACACGTCCAAAAAGCATCTCCCCCGACCCGGCAACCCCGTGATTCTGCTCGCCGGGGCCGCGGACGGCCATCAGTTTTCGGGCTGGTGGCCCTCCTGCGGCGCGAGCGGTTCCAGTTCCGGGATAAGGCGGCCGCGGCGGGAGAGGAGGAAGCGCTTGAACTCCGCCACCGGCGGGGTGTCGGGGTGGCCGTCGAGCCAGGCGAGGCCGATCTCGCGGACGGCGCGCGGGGCGGTGACCGTCAGCTCGACCACGCCGGGGCGGGCCACGGCCGGGGGCGGCAGGAGGGCCACGCCGAGGCCGGCGGCGACCAGGCCGCGCAGGGTCTCGGCCTCCTCGCCCTCGAAGGCGATCTTCGGGGTGAACCCGGCCTCCGCGCACAGGGCGTCGGTGATGCGGCGCATGCCGTAGCCGGGCTCCAGGGTGACGAAGGTTTCCTCGGCGGCCTCGGCGAGGCGGATGCGCTTGCGGGTCGCGAGCCGGTGGTCGTCCGGGACCACCAGCCTCAGCCGCTGTTCGTCGAGGCGCCGGGCGACCAGGTCGGGCGCGTCCGGCAGCGGGGAGGTCAGGCACAGGTCGAGTTCGCCGGCCCGCAGCTTCTCCAACATGGCCTCGCCGTAGTTCTGGACGAGGGAGAAGCGGATGCGCGGGTGGTCGGCGCGGAAGGCGCGGATGAGGCCGGGTACGGTCTCGGACCCGAGGGTGTGCAGGAAGCCGAAGGCCACCTTGCCGGCCGCCGGATCGGCGTCCTGCTGTACGGATTCGGCCGCACGGTCGATCTCCGTGAGGGCCTGCTCGGCCGAGGCCAGGAAGGTGCGGCCGGCCGTGGTGAGGGCGACCGTACGGCCCTTGCGGGCGAACAGCGTGACACCGAGGTCCTGTTCGAGCCGGACCATGGCGCGGGACAGGGTGGACTGCGGGACGCCCAGCTCGTGGGCGGCGCGCGTGACGTGCTCGTGGCGGGCGACGGCGACGAAATACGCCAGCCGCGGCGCGAGCAAGGTTGTTACGGCCATGTCTTCTACGTAACGGTTCATCGACATCCAGGCCTCTGAGCTGGGTTGATGCATCAGCGGATCGATTATTGCAATTCCGTGCATTGGACGCATGAAACCAACAGGCCTACCGTCGAAGCATGCCTCCCGTTCATACCGGGGCACCCGTCATCCCGGGTGCCTCCACCCCGTCGTCCCCCGCACCGCAGCCCCTCTCCCCCGGCCGCCCCGGCTACCGCCGGATGAGCCTCGCGCTCTTCGCCGCCGGACTCGCGACGTTCGCCCTCCTCTACTCCACCCAGGCACTGTTGCCCGCGATCTCCGCCGGCTTCGGGGTGACGGCGGGCCGGGCCAGCTGGACGGTGTCCGCGGCCACCGGCGCGCTCGCGCTGTTCGTCCTCCCGCTGAGCGCACTGTCCGAGCGGTTCGGCCGCACCCGGATGATGACGTACTCGATGGTGATCGCCGTCGGCGTCGGCCTGTTGGTGCCGTTCGCGCCGAACGTGGAGTGGCTGGTGGCGCTGCGCGCCGTCCAGGGCGCGGCGATCGCCGGGATCCCGGCCTCCGCGATGGCGTACCTGGCGGAGGAGGTCAAGCCGAAGGCCCTGGTGGCAGCGATCGGCCTGTTCGTGGCGGGGAACTCCATCGGCGGCATGAGCGGTCGTCTCGTCACCGGCTGGGCCGCGCAGTTGTGGGGTTGGCGCGCGGGCCTGTTGGCCGTCGCCCTGGTGGCGCTGGCGTGCGCCGTGGCCTTCCTGGTACTGCTGCCCCGGGCCCGGTTCTTCCGTCCGGCGTCGCTGAACCCGCGCGCGGTGGGCCGTACCGTCGCCGGTCATCTGCGCGATCCGCTGCTGCTGCGCCTGTACGGGATCGGCGCGCTGTTCATGACGGTCTTCGGCGCGGTCTACACCGTGATCGGCTACCGCCTGGTGGACGAGCCGTTCTCGCTCGGCCAGGGCGTGATCGGGTCGATCTTCCTGATCTACCTGGTCGGTACGGTCTCTTCGGCCGCCGCCGGCAAGCTGGTGGCCCGCACCGGACGGCGCGGCGCGCTGTACCTGGCCGTGACGACCACGGCGCTCGGGCTGCTGCTGTCGCTGTCCGACTCCCTGGCGGCGATCGTGCTCGGGCTGGTCCTGATCACCGCGGGCTTCTTCGCGGGGCACGCGGTGGCCTCGGCCGCGGTGAGCCGGACGGCGAAGACGGGCCGGGCGCAGGCCTCCGCGCTCTACCAGTCGGCGTACTACCTCGGCTCCAGCGCGGGCGGCACCCTGGGCGCCCTGGCCTACCACGGGGCCGGCTGGGCGGCCACGGTCGGCATCGCGCTGCTGGCGGTGCTCGGCGTCGTGTCGATCACCTTGTACGGGTCGCACGCGGCGCGCGCGGAGCGGCGGATGCCGGCGTCGGCCCTGGGCGCGCGCTGACGAAAATTACGCCCCTCGTAGGCAACCCCGGCTCGTTTTCCGGGCATTCAAAACGGAGGACGACGGTGTGCGATCAGGGGAGGACCGGATGGGGACGGGAACGGGGATGGGGACAGGGACGGGGACGCGTGCGTCACGCGGGCGCGCGGGGCAGCGGGTGGCGGTGCTGGGCGGTGCCCTCGCGCTCGCGCTGCCGGTGGTGATCACGGGAGGCGGGGCGGCGCAGGCCGCCGCCTCTTGCAACCTCACCACCGGGCCGTACCAGCGGCAGGTCGAGCAGTTCCTCGGCCGGCCGGTGGACGGGAAGCAATCGGCGGCCGACTGCTCGGCGATCCGCTCCTTCCAGGCGAGCCACGGAATCACCCCGACCCAGGGCTACGCCGGGCCGCTGACCTGGCAGACGATGAGCACGATCCTGGCCCAGCGGGCGGCCGGCAGCACGCCGAACAAGGCGGGTGACTGCCCCGTGAACCGGGGGCGGATCGCCTGCGTGGACCTGACGCGGCAGCTCAGCTGGATCCAGGACGGCGCCACCCTGACGTACGGGCCCGTCCCGGTCCGCACCGGCAAGGACGGCACGGAGACGCGCACCGGCCTGAAGAAGATCTACTACCGGAACATCGACCACTGGTCGACGCTCTACAACGTCTCGATGCCGTACGCGCAGTTCTTCGACGGCGGCATCGCCTTCCACTCGACGACCAAGAGCATGTGGAACCCGCCCGGTTCGGGCGGCTGCGTGAACATGCGCTCCGCCGACGCCAAGGCCTACTGGAACCTGCTGGGGCAGGGCGAGGACGTCTACGTGTACGGGCGCAAGCCCGGCACCTGAGGGCTGTCCGCGGGGGTGGTCGACCCAGCGGGTGCGGGCTCGGCGGGCGGGGCTTAGGCCGTCGAGGGCTCGGGCGCGGGCCTGGTGTTCAGGCGGTCCAACCGCCGCAGGGCGGAGCGGCGTTGGACGAGGGACAGGCCCGCCACCCCGGCCCCGAGGACCAGCCAGCCGACCGGTCCGGCCGCCATCACCGCGCCGGTGAGCAGCAGCGGGCCGGCGGACTTCTGGACGGACTGTGCCATGCCGGCCACCCCGAGGTACGAGGCGCGCGCCTCCGGGGGCGCGAGGGAGACCGCCAGTTCCCAGGAGCTCACCGAACGCATCAGCTCCGCGGCGGTGGCCAGGACGGCCGCGGCGAGCAGGGTGATCGAGGCGGCCCGGGTCCCGCCCGCGGGGGCGGTGGCCAGGCAGACGCAGCAGGCGAGCGTCGTCAGGCCGTACAGGGCGACCGCGCCCGCCGCCTGGCGGGCGTCCCGGACCCGCGCCGACACCCGTAGCTGCAGGGCGACGACGAGCACGGTGTTGATGACCAGGAAGGCCGGGATCAGGGCGTGCGGGGCCGTGGTGTGGCCGACGAGCCACAGCGGCACGCCGACGCCGAGGATCGAGTCGTCCAGGTTCATCGGAACGTCCAGCAGGACGAACCGCAGGTAGCCGCGGTCCCGCCAGGGGCTGGGTCCGGCCCGGCCGGGAGCGCCCTCCTGCGCTCCGGGCCGGGCGACCACGAGCCCGCGGCCGTGCGGCTCGCGGGTGCGCCACACCAGGGCCGCGGCCACGAGGAACGACAGGGCGTTGGCGAGGATCAGCACCTGGTAGGCGCCGCGGGTGCCGACGGCGAGTCCGATGGCGGCGAGGCCCGCACCGAGGGCGTATCCGGCGTTCGCCGAACTGCGCGACAGTGCCTGGTAGGTGGCGCGCCGCTCGCCCGCGACCCGGGTGGCGAAGAGCATCTCCAGCGTCTTGGCCGCCCGGTCTCCCAGGTGGGTGACGGCGAACAGGAGCAGCAGCGGGCCGAAGTCGGTGACCACCAGCAGCACGCAGAGGGCCCCGAGGCGGACGAGGTGGCAGCCGATCAGCAGGGTGCGCACCGGGAAGCGGTCGGCGAGGTGGCCCGCGAGCGGCGATCCGGCGATGCCCGCCACCCCGGCCGCACCCAGCAGCAGGCCCAGCTGTCCGGCGTCGAGGCCGACGACGAAGGTGAAGTAGAGGACGGAGGACGCGGCCCACACGCCGGTGCCCGCTCGGTCCAACGCCTGGGTGAGCAGCATGATCCGCGCGTCACGGCCGCCCGGCGGCCGGCGCAGTTGCGCCAGCAGACCTCCGTCCCCCTGCCGTGCCTTCCGGATCCGCCCGCCGATCCGCATCCCAGTCCCCCGTTTCGACCGCGCCCGCCACCCATGTATCTCGACATCGAGATACATGACGGAACCCTGCCTCACATTAATCTTGACGTCAAGAAACTTGATGACGACATATGTGGGTGCTCCGGCGCTTCCGGCTGCCGTTGTCGGACCCCTCCGGTAGGTTCCGAAGGAGCGGAACGACCAGGGGGATGAACGGACATGAGTGATCTCGCCACCGATGTGGACCTCGACACCGCGATGGACCGGTACCGGGTCGAGCTCACCGGCTACTGCTACCGCATGCTCGGCTCGTCCTTCGACGCCGAGGACGCGGTGCAGGACACGTACATCCGGGCCTGGCGCAGCTACGAGAAGTTCGAGGGCCGCTCCTCGCTGCGGTCGTGGCTGTACCGGATCGCCACCAACGTCTGCCTGGACCTGCTGAACGCCGGGAACAAGCGGGCCCGCCCGATGGACCTGACCGCCCCGCAGCACCAGGCCTCCGCCGTGCTCAACGAGCGCCCCGAGGTGACCTGGCTGGAGCCGGTCCCGGACGGCCGGGTGCTGCCGCAGACCGCCGACCCGGCCGAGATGGCGCTGGCGAAGGAGTCCGTCCGCCTGGCCTTCGTCGCGGCGCTCCAGCACCTGCCGGCGAAGCAGCGGGCGGTGCTCATCCTGCGCGAGGTGCTGGCTTGGAAGGCCGACGAGGTGGCGCAGCTCCTGGAGACCACGACGGCCTCGGTGAACAGTGCCCTCCAGCGGGCCCGGGCCACCCTGGCCGGGCAGTCGCTGCGCGACAGCGACCCGGCGGATCCGCTCGACGCGGACCAGGCGAAGCTGCTGGAGCGGTACCTCTCCGCCTTCGAGGCCTACGACATCTCGCGGCTCACCACCCTCCTCCACGAGGACGCGGTGCTCTCGATGCCGCCGTTCGACCTGTGGCTCCGGGGACACGAGGACATCGCGGCCTGGCACCTGAACCAGGGCATCGGCTGCAAGG
Protein-coding sequences here:
- a CDS encoding LysR family transcriptional regulator; amino-acid sequence: MMHQPSSEAWMSMNRYVEDMAVTTLLAPRLAYFVAVARHEHVTRAAHELGVPQSTLSRAMVRLEQDLGVTLFARKGRTVALTTAGRTFLASAEQALTEIDRAAESVQQDADPAAGKVAFGFLHTLGSETVPGLIRAFRADHPRIRFSLVQNYGEAMLEKLRAGELDLCLTSPLPDAPDLVARRLDEQRLRLVVPDDHRLATRKRIRLAEAAEETFVTLEPGYGMRRITDALCAEAGFTPKIAFEGEEAETLRGLVAAGLGVALLPPPAVARPGVVELTVTAPRAVREIGLAWLDGHPDTPPVAEFKRFLLSRRGRLIPELEPLAPQEGHQPEN
- a CDS encoding MFS transporter, producing MRIGGRIRKARQGDGGLLAQLRRPPGGRDARIMLLTQALDRAGTGVWAASSVLYFTFVVGLDAGQLGLLLGAAGVAGIAGSPLAGHLADRFPVRTLLIGCHLVRLGALCVLLVVTDFGPLLLLFAVTHLGDRAAKTLEMLFATRVAGERRATYQALSRSSANAGYALGAGLAAIGLAVGTRGAYQVLILANALSFLVAAALVWRTREPHGRGLVVARPGAQEGAPGRAGPSPWRDRGYLRFVLLDVPMNLDDSILGVGVPLWLVGHTTAPHALIPAFLVINTVLVVALQLRVSARVRDARQAAGAVALYGLTTLACCVCLATAPAGGTRAASITLLAAAVLATAAELMRSVSSWELAVSLAPPEARASYLGVAGMAQSVQKSAGPLLLTGAVMAAGPVGWLVLGAGVAGLSLVQRRSALRRLDRLNTRPAPEPSTA
- a CDS encoding helix-turn-helix transcriptional regulator — protein: MPAEESGPAAAAWELSPAARRLYAYAVERHAFDLREATGALGVRAAAAITELAAAHLLQRAPGDEPDRWSAVAPRAAAARALAPLALLVRETHDEMDRLRGRLEALVPAYEAGTAQRDLSGSGRLELVTDLGAVRGLIAELVAACERELLTSQPGGGRPLETLEESIGRDESLLTRGVRMRTIYQHTARYSRPTAAYVERVTALGAQVRTLGDGLMRMLIFDDHTGVMAVPDRTGAALVVREPSVVHFMTTAFERSWVGAEPFPTSVSPEAARSISDELRQTIVRLLSEGLEDKVIARRLGMSERTCQRHIAEIMRAVGAKSRFQAGYLLSSHPAPTPPDPA
- a CDS encoding sigma-70 family RNA polymerase sigma factor, which gives rise to MSDLATDVDLDTAMDRYRVELTGYCYRMLGSSFDAEDAVQDTYIRAWRSYEKFEGRSSLRSWLYRIATNVCLDLLNAGNKRARPMDLTAPQHQASAVLNERPEVTWLEPVPDGRVLPQTADPAEMALAKESVRLAFVAALQHLPAKQRAVLILREVLAWKADEVAQLLETTTASVNSALQRARATLAGQSLRDSDPADPLDADQAKLLERYLSAFEAYDISRLTTLLHEDAVLSMPPFDLWLRGHEDIAAWHLNQGIGCKGSRLVPTTANGLPAFGQYRPREDGRPGHTPWALQVLEISDGKIVGLNAFLDTARWFPLFGLPEQLDEAHEAQ
- a CDS encoding MFS transporter, whose amino-acid sequence is MPPVHTGAPVIPGASTPSSPAPQPLSPGRPGYRRMSLALFAAGLATFALLYSTQALLPAISAGFGVTAGRASWTVSAATGALALFVLPLSALSERFGRTRMMTYSMVIAVGVGLLVPFAPNVEWLVALRAVQGAAIAGIPASAMAYLAEEVKPKALVAAIGLFVAGNSIGGMSGRLVTGWAAQLWGWRAGLLAVALVALACAVAFLVLLPRARFFRPASLNPRAVGRTVAGHLRDPLLLRLYGIGALFMTVFGAVYTVIGYRLVDEPFSLGQGVIGSIFLIYLVGTVSSAAAGKLVARTGRRGALYLAVTTTALGLLLSLSDSLAAIVLGLVLITAGFFAGHAVASAAVSRTAKTGRAQASALYQSAYYLGSSAGGTLGALAYHGAGWAATVGIALLAVLGVVSITLYGSHAARAERRMPASALGAR
- a CDS encoding cupin domain-containing protein, translating into MGGLVHRNFDRPDETRPFEAGTGRLDLFNTEGGAVGRAVFEPGWRWSLHIKPLAGTDSCLSAHTGYVVSGRMKIVMDDGESGEVGPGDFIQIAPGHDAWVLGDEPCVALDWTGYGDYAKPATD
- a CDS encoding L,D-transpeptidase family protein, translated to MGTGTGTRASRGRAGQRVAVLGGALALALPVVITGGGAAQAAASCNLTTGPYQRQVEQFLGRPVDGKQSAADCSAIRSFQASHGITPTQGYAGPLTWQTMSTILAQRAAGSTPNKAGDCPVNRGRIACVDLTRQLSWIQDGATLTYGPVPVRTGKDGTETRTGLKKIYYRNIDHWSTLYNVSMPYAQFFDGGIAFHSTTKSMWNPPGSGGCVNMRSADAKAYWNLLGQGEDVYVYGRKPGT